Proteins co-encoded in one Flavobacterium fluviale genomic window:
- a CDS encoding very short patch repair endonuclease — MDNLTPEQRRKNMQAIKSTETKDEVRLARALWNLGYRYRKNNKKIFGKPDLTFAKYKVAIFVDSEFFHGKDWEVQQLRIKSNREYWIPKIERNRKRDEEVNAFLLSQNWTIIRFWSKQVQKELDQCIAKIEEILQTLKG; from the coding sequence ATGGATAATTTAACTCCCGAACAGCGGAGAAAAAATATGCAGGCAATAAAAAGCACCGAGACAAAAGATGAAGTAAGGCTGGCAAGAGCATTATGGAATCTAGGTTACCGATATCGGAAAAATAATAAAAAGATATTTGGAAAGCCTGATCTTACTTTTGCCAAATACAAGGTTGCAATTTTTGTTGACAGCGAATTTTTTCATGGGAAAGATTGGGAAGTACAGCAGCTGCGAATTAAATCAAATCGGGAATATTGGATTCCGAAGATTGAAAGAAATAGGAAGCGGGACGAAGAAGTAAATGCTTTTTTGCTTTCGCAAAATTGGACTATAATACGATTTTGGAGTAAGCAAGTTCAAAAAGAATTAGATCAATGTATTGCTAAAATTGAAGAGATACTCCAGACTTTAAAAGGTTAA
- the mce gene encoding methylmalonyl-CoA epimerase — translation MVNKIEHIGIAVKNMDDANVLFEKMLGVPSYKMEAVESEGVLTSFFQTGNNKIELLEATNPESPIAKFLEKKGEGIHHIAFDVDDIEAEIIRLKKEGFVLINEIPKKGADNKLVVFLHPKNTNGVLVELCQEIK, via the coding sequence ATTGCAGTAAAAAACATGGATGATGCCAATGTTTTGTTCGAAAAAATGCTGGGCGTTCCATCTTATAAAATGGAAGCTGTAGAAAGCGAAGGCGTACTGACTTCTTTCTTTCAAACCGGTAATAATAAAATCGAACTTCTAGAAGCAACAAATCCAGAAAGTCCGATTGCTAAATTTTTGGAAAAAAAAGGAGAAGGAATTCATCACATTGCTTTTGACGTTGACGATATCGAAGCAGAAATTATCCGCCTCAAAAAAGAAGGTTTTGTACTGATAAATGAAATTCCAAAGAAAGGCGCCGACAATAAATTGGTTGTTTTTCTGCATCCGAAGAACACAAATGGTGTTTTGGTGGAGCTTTGTCAGGAAATTAAATAA